The nucleotide sequence CTGAACGGAACGTAGTGAAGTGAAGAATCTCTTGACTATCAAATAGATTCCTCCTTCGTCGGAATGACAAAATACTAAAAGTTTGTGTTTATGATATATTACGGATATTCATTTAATAATTATTCAAAAAAAGAAGTAATAATTCCTTAATATTTATTAAATATGTAAATAACACGGCGTTGGTAGTTTTGTACTGTAAAAAATAAAAACAATATGAAATCTATCGAAATGAAATCTGTATTTAAAGGAATTATGAGCCTGTTGGTGTACATTGTCTTTATGCTTTTGGTTTTTTCAAATGTGTAATCGCAGATGTAGGTAAGCTTGATTGTTATTAAGCTGATGGTTAAATGATTGTGCAAGCAATCATTCTTAAATTTGAATTAGTTAGTTAAAATATAAAAACGTTTGATACATTGTATCAAACGTTTTTTTTGTTAGAACATTAAACATTTATAACCCTTGCCGTAGTAGTTTTATTCTTCAATTCGTCAAAATAAAAATCAATCTGACCTACGCGTACACCGTAGCAACCTACTTGGTTTATGATGACTTCTTTTCCTTCGGCATTCAATACAACGGTAGGTTTTTCTAAAAAAGTATGGGTGTGTCCGCCGATAATTAAGTCGATGTTTTTTGTTTTGGCAGCCAGATCTAAGTCTGAAACCATTTGCGATTTTTCGCTGTAGTTATAGCCAAGGTGCGAGAGACAAATAATTACATCGCATTTTAAATCGTTTTTCAAAATCCGTGTCATATCCTGAGCAATTTCAACAGGATGGTTCCAAACCGTTTCGCCGTATTCACTTTTGTTAACCAAACCATCTAATTTAACGCCTAAACCAAAAACACCTATTTTAATTCCGTCTTTAATAAAAACGTTGTAAGGCTTGGTCAGTCCGTTCATTAAAGTATTTGTGAAATCGTAATTGGCATTGATTATGTCAAAATCGGCTTTTGCAATTTGTTCAGCCAAACCGTTCACACCGTTGTCAAATTCGTGATTGCCAATGGTTCCGGCATCGTACTGCAACATATTCATTATCTTAATTTCCAGTTCGCCACCGTAATAATTAAAATAGGGCGTGCCCTGAAACATATCGCCTGCATCAAGAATGAGTGTGTTTGGGTTTTCGGCTTTAATTTTGTTAAAAATTGTTGCACGTTTTGCTGCACCGCCCTGATTTGGAAATTTTGCATCGGTTTGCGGAAATGTATCTAAATGGCTGTGTGTGTCGTTGGTATGAAGAATGGTGATCCGTTTTGTATTTGGTTTTCCCAAACTGCTTAATCCAAAACCAGTTAATGTAAGTGCAGTTGCTGCGGATGTTTGTATGATAAAGTCGCGACGTTTCATTATTCAAAAATTATTCTTTGTTGAACAGAAGGTTTTAAAGTATCGATTTTTGTAAAATAAGCGATAAACATATTTCTTAGTTTATAATCTAACGAATGACTTTCAGTAGCTTTTAAAAAGAAATCCATTCTGTCGCCGCCTTTTGCTAAATAATCGTTTGTTACCACATAATAGGTAGCATTTTTATCGATAGATTGATGATTGATTTTAATATCTTTTACAGAAAAATCATTTTTATCGGCAATAATTTCAATGCCGCTTAAAGGATGTGCCGCTTTGAATTTAAAGAAATAATCTGCCATTTCGTACACCACATTTCCTTTTAAAGCCAGTACTACGGCACTGTTTTCAAACGGCATAATGTCATAGGCGGTGCGTGTAGTAATGTTGCCTTTGGCAATGGTTGCACGAATTCCGCCAAAATTTAACAGACAAAAATCAATTTTTTTTCTTGTACGTTGTTCAAAAATAGGCATAGCGGTTTCTAAAATGGCATCGGCATAAAAATTAGTCATTGGGTTTTGCCATTTTCCGTTATTTTTATCCAGATCCTGTGGATTATATGCCAGGATTTTTGACAAATCGGCTGTGATGTGATCGCTGTAAGGTTTTAAAAATAAATCAATTTCATTATTTGCTTCAACCGTATCTGATACTTCTATGTAAGCTGAATCTACTTTTGTATTTGTATATTGTTTGTGTCCGCAGCTTACCATAAAAAAAGTGGTAAAACACCATATAAATACAGAAGAATAGTTTTTATATTTCATAGTTGTTTTAATGAAAAAGTTTAACTTTGTTCAACAAAATTACAACGAATAATTTGTAACTTAGTTATGATAAGTTTACATTTAACTTACTAATTTATTAAAATGAAATCATTCATAGGTACTGGTGTTGCTTTGATTACGCCTTTTAAAAAAGATCTATCGGTAGATGTTGACGCATTAAAAAGAATAGTGCAATACAATATAGATGGCGGTGTGGAATATTTAGTGGTGCTGGGAACAACTGCCGAAACAGCAACATTGACAAAAGAAGAACAAGCTTTGGTAAAGCAAACCATTATTGAGGCAAACAACGGAAAATTACCTTTGGTTTTAGGTGTGGGCGGTAACAATACAATGGATGTTGTTAGTCAGTTAAATACAGATAATTTAAAGGGATTTGATGCCATTTTATCGGTATCGCCTTATTATAACAAACCCACGCAGGAAGGTATTTACCAACATTTTAAAATGATTGCTGAGAAATCTCCTTTGCCTGTTATTGTTTACAACGTTCCGGGGCGTACGGCAAGCAATATGCTGCCAAGTACTGTGATTCGGTTGGCAAATGACTTTAAAAACATTATAGGGATTAAAGAAGCGGCAGGAGATATTGTGCAGGCAATGGAATTAATTCGTAAAACGCCTAAAGATTTTCTGGTTATTTCGGGTGATGATATCATTACGTTGCCAATGGTTTTGGCAGGCGGTGCCGGAGTAATTTCGGTTATAGGCGAAGGTTTTCCAAAAGAATTTTCGGAGATGGTTCGTTTAGGCTTAAACAGAAAAGCAGATGAAGCATATCAAATTCATTACCAGTTAACCGATGCAATCAATATGATTTTTGAGCAGGGAAATCCTGGTGGCATCAAAGAAATTTTTAAACATTTAGGTTTGTGCGAAAATAATTTAAGACTACCTTTAGTAAATGTAAATAAAGATTTATCAGACCGATTGGCTGATTTTGTCAAAAAATTCTAACCATAAAAAAAAGAAATATGTTATCACAAGAATTACAAGCTGCTTTAAACAAGCAGGTAAAAATAGAAGGTGATTCGTCACAGATTTATTTAGCTATGGCTTCTTGGTCCGAAAATCAAGGGTTTGAAGGGATTGCTACTTTTATGTATGCCCAATCAGACGAAGAACGTATGCATATGCTAAAATTGATAAAATACATTAATCAACGTGGAGGTGAAGCCATTATTCCCAATGTAGAGCAACCCACTTTAGATCATACATCGTTTAAAACATTGTTTAACCAGTTGTTTGAACACGAAGTTTTTGTATCGAAAAGCATTAACGAATTGGTTCACGTTTCGTTACAAGAACGCGATTATGCCACACACAATTTCTTACAATGGTATGTTGCCGAACAAATTGAAGAAGAAGCAACCGCACGTACTATT is from Flavobacterium dauae and encodes:
- a CDS encoding 5'-nucleotidase C-terminal domain-containing protein, with translation MKYKNYSSVFIWCFTTFFMVSCGHKQYTNTKVDSAYIEVSDTVEANNEIDLFLKPYSDHITADLSKILAYNPQDLDKNNGKWQNPMTNFYADAILETAMPIFEQRTRKKIDFCLLNFGGIRATIAKGNITTRTAYDIMPFENSAVVLALKGNVVYEMADYFFKFKAAHPLSGIEIIADKNDFSVKDIKINHQSIDKNATYYVVTNDYLAKGGDRMDFFLKATESHSLDYKLRNMFIAYFTKIDTLKPSVQQRIIFE
- a CDS encoding bifunctional metallophosphatase/5'-nucleotidase codes for the protein MKRRDFIIQTSAATALTLTGFGLSSLGKPNTKRITILHTNDTHSHLDTFPQTDAKFPNQGGAAKRATIFNKIKAENPNTLILDAGDMFQGTPYFNYYGGELEIKIMNMLQYDAGTIGNHEFDNGVNGLAEQIAKADFDIINANYDFTNTLMNGLTKPYNVFIKDGIKIGVFGLGVKLDGLVNKSEYGETVWNHPVEIAQDMTRILKNDLKCDVIICLSHLGYNYSEKSQMVSDLDLAAKTKNIDLIIGGHTHTFLEKPTVVLNAEGKEVIINQVGCYGVRVGQIDFYFDELKNKTTTARVINV
- the dapA gene encoding 4-hydroxy-tetrahydrodipicolinate synthase, with translation MKSFIGTGVALITPFKKDLSVDVDALKRIVQYNIDGGVEYLVVLGTTAETATLTKEEQALVKQTIIEANNGKLPLVLGVGGNNTMDVVSQLNTDNLKGFDAILSVSPYYNKPTQEGIYQHFKMIAEKSPLPVIVYNVPGRTASNMLPSTVIRLANDFKNIIGIKEAAGDIVQAMELIRKTPKDFLVISGDDIITLPMVLAGGAGVISVIGEGFPKEFSEMVRLGLNRKADEAYQIHYQLTDAINMIFEQGNPGGIKEIFKHLGLCENNLRLPLVNVNKDLSDRLADFVKKF
- a CDS encoding ferritin, with product MLSQELQAALNKQVKIEGDSSQIYLAMASWSENQGFEGIATFMYAQSDEERMHMLKLIKYINQRGGEAIIPNVEQPTLDHTSFKTLFNQLFEHEVFVSKSINELVHVSLQERDYATHNFLQWYVAEQIEEEATARTILDKINLIGDDKGGLYLFDNDIKSFPQQQTNQNV